A genome region from Arachis duranensis cultivar V14167 chromosome 8, aradu.V14167.gnm2.J7QH, whole genome shotgun sequence includes the following:
- the LOC107461746 gene encoding probable receptor-like protein kinase At4g10390 has protein sequence MCKTKMATNAANPTSSPRPSRNPASRSNSQPSTQAQTPRTSTPKPTAPSRFSPTATATATTTSYSDPTTSSSYGSFSTTGYRLSSDNSISSRTSLTHLRDTLPENPNIYDFSEICVATNNFLAKRYSSSSSTPSWRCTLRGADVIVFQRKFRRKLETSQLRERLSLICRSHIVSIIKLLGASISGDHIYLVYEFVHGANLSECLRNKINTHFTVLSTWLSRMQVATDVAHGLDYVHNKTGLSITFVHNHIKSSAIVITEPNFNARVCHFGAAQLCGEIQEEESDVAAAKLGEIEEEPLASPSPARSEKLKRSGGSGMQFEGVRGYMSPEFQATGVATQKSDVYAFGVVMLELLSGEEPLRFRYDKKSGEFVRTSVIDAARAAVDGGEGALRRWVDKRLKDSFPVEVAEKVTRVALDCVHVDPDKRPKMGRVADKISKLYLESKIWSENVRMPTEISVSLAPR, from the coding sequence ATGTGTAAGACCAAAATGGCCACCAACGCCGCCAACCCTACCTCAAGCCCACGACCCTCTCGAAATCCGGCCTCCCGCTCCAACTCCCAGCCCAGTACTCAAGCCCAAACGCCAAGGACATCGACACCAAAGCCCACCGCTCCATCCCGCTTTTCCCCAACCGCAACCGCAACCGCAACCACCACCTCCTACTCGGACCCTACAACATCATCTTCCTACGGCAGCTTCTCCACCACCGGCTACCGCCTCTCCTCCGACAACTCCATCTCCAGCCGCACCTCCCTCACCCACCTTCGCGATACTCTCCCCGAAAACCCAAACATCTATGACTTCTCCGAAATATGCGTCGCCACCAACAACTTCCTCGCCAAGCGCTACTCCTCCTCATCTTCCACTCCTTCCTGGCGCTGCACTCTACGCGGTGCTGACGTCATCGTCTTCCAGCGCAAGTTCCGCCGGAAGCTCGAGACCTCGCAGCTCCGGGAGCGGCTCTCCCTGATCTGCCGGAGCCATATCGTCAGCATCATCAAGCTCCTCGGCGCGTCCATCTCCGGCGACCACATCTACCTCGTCTACGAGTTCGTCCACGGCGCGAACCTCTCCGAATGCCTTCGGAACAAGATCAACACTCACTTCACGGTGCTGTCGACTTGGCTCTCGAGAATGCAGGTGGCCACCGATGTCGCTCACGGCCTCGATTACGTTCACAACAAGACAGGATTGAGCATCACTTTCGTCCACAACCACATCAAGAGCAGCGCTATAGTCATCACCGAGCCTAATTTCAATGCTAGGGTTTGCCATTTCGGTGCCGCGCAGCTCTGCGGTGAGATCCAGGAAGAGGAAAGCGATGTCGCTGCCGCGAAATTGGGAGAAATCGAGGAGGAACCCTTGGCATCTCCTTCCCCGGCGAGGTCCGAAAAATTGAAACGATCGGGTGGTTCTGGCATGCAATTCGAGGGGGTGAGGGGCTACATGTCGCCGGAATTTCAGGCCACCGGCGTGGCGACGCAGAAGTCCGACGTGTACGCGTTCGGTGTGGTCATGCTGGAGCTTCTCTCCGGGGAGGAGCCGCTGAGGTTCAGGTACGACAAGAAGAGTGGAGAGTTCGTGAGGACATCTGTGATCGACGCTGCGAGGGCGGCCGTGGACGGTGGTGAGGGGGCGCTGAGGAGGTGGGTGGATAAGAGGCTGAAAGACTCGTTCCCGGTTGAGGTTGCCGAGAAGGTGACACGTGTGGCGTTGGATTGCGTACACGTGGATCCAGATAAGAGGCCCAAGATGGGTCGCGTAGCTGACAAGATATCAAAGCTGTATTTGGAATCAAAGATTTGGTCTGAAAATGTTAGAATGCCCACTGAAATTTCTGTTTCTTTGGCTCCTCGATGA